The DNA sequence GGATCGCGCTGCAAAAGAAATACCCGTATTGGAAATAATTTCTGTTTCCAGCATATTCCTAACTAAGTCAATTTTTTATTTTTCCAAAGGAATTAATGTTGAATATATGACTTAATGTCCATTAAACCAGCGGTATGTGAAATTTTGTCGCTTAAACTTAAAAGGCATTGTATTTGTAAACTTCTTGATATAATTAATCGAAAATGTTTAACCCAAAAATTAAATACAATGAATAATTTAAGCAAAAGAAACAGTTTTTTCGATGACTTTTTCACCAAAGATTTAATGGGATCTGACCGAAGACCATTTGCTGAAAACTCGTTAACTATTCCATCCGTCAACGTAAAAGAGGAGGAAAATCGTTTTGAAATACAAGTCGCTGCGCCAGGAATTAAAAAACAAGATTTTAAAATTAACTTGGATCGAAATGTATTGAGTATTTCAAGTGAAAATAAATCGGAAAATGAAGAAGTAGATAAGGATGGAAACTTCACCAAAAGAGAATTTAACTACAGTTCTTTCAGCCGTTCTTTCACCTTGCCAGAATTGGTCGAAACCGACAAAATAGAGGCAACTTACGAAGATGGAATCCTTAAAGTTTCAGTACCGAAAAAAGAAATCTATTCTCCGACACTGAAAACAATTGAGATCAAATAACATACAATAACTCACGAAAAAAGCGACTGATTTTTCAGTCGCTTTTCTGTTTCCTATATTTTAAAATGTCTTACACAAAAGGAGTCTTCACCACTTTCGCCGGAACATTTTTATTTCTGATCTGAATAAAGATATCAGAACCGATTTTGTTGTGACCAGTCGCCACATAAGCCAATCCAATTCCAATTCCTTTCATCGGACTCATCGTTCCAGAAGTCACTTTTCCGATTTCATTTCCTTCAGCATCAACCACCAAATAATCATGTCTTGGGATTGCTCTTTCCTGCATTTCAAAACCAACTAATTTCTTGGTAATACCTTCTTCTTTTTGTTTTGCAAAACGTTCTTTGTCCACAAAATCTTTATCAAATTTCGTGATCCAACCCAATCCTGCTTCAAGCGGAGAAGTCGTATCATCGATGTCATTTCCGTATAAACAGAAACCTTTTTCCAAACGTAAAGTATCTCTGGAAGCTAATCCACAAGGTTCGATTCCAAATTCTTCACCTGCTTCAATAATGGCGTCCCAAAGTTTTACAGCATCTTCATTCTTAAAATAAATTTCAAAACCGCCACTTCCTGTATAGCCAGTATTCGAAATAATCACGTCCGAAACTCCCGCAACCGTTCCCACTGAAAAGTGATAATACGGCATTTCAGAAAGATTAACGTCCGTTATTTTTTGCAAAGTTTCAGTCGCTTTCGGACCTTGAATTGCCAACAAAGACATTTCATCCGAAGCATTGGTTAATTTCGCTCCGAACTTTTCATTATGTTTAGAAATGTGCGCCCAGTCTTTCTCAATATTCGAAGCATTTACAACCACGAAATATTTTTCATCAGACATTTTATAAACAATCAAATCATCAACAATTCCACCGTTTCCATTTGGCAAACACGTGTATTGCGCTTTTCCATTTTCCAGCGTGTCCACATTATTGGTGCCAACGTACTGTAGTAAATCCTTTGCGGTAGGACCTTCTACGAAAAACTGACCCATGTGCGAAACATCAAAAACGCCCACTTTTTCACGAACCGTAAAATGTTCCTGCGTTACGCCAGCATATTGCACAGGCATTTCAAAACCTGCAAAAGGCACCATTTTCGCACCAAGCGACACATGTTTCTCAAATAAAGGAGTTCTTTTCATATTTTCTTTTTATTAATTTATTTTTTTAGGAGCAACCAGATTTTAGTTTCTTTGAAAACCCGTCCCGCTGTCCGTTATATCCACTCACCGCTGTCGCGGATTCGTGGGATGCCACTTCCATCGGGGCTATAATTACTTTCCTGTTTTCTTTCGGAGGATTTTTGGTAGAAGAGTTCTTATGTAATTGGATGTTTGAGTTTATAATTCACCATTTACCATTCACCATTCACAATTACTTATTATTTATCTCTCACAGTCTGTCCTTATATTCGCCAAGAATAATCTTAAACCATTCCGTAAAATTCTCCGGATTCGATTCCATTTCTGCATCAAGAGCTTCCATAGTAATATACCTGATCTCTGAAACTTCTTCCTCATTCAATGAAAAGTCTCCGTCATAATTTCCGGTAAAAACGTGGTCTAATTCATGTTCCCAAAGATTTCCACCAACATCAGCTTTATAAATAAAATGAAACTTTGGAGTTAATTCCATTCCTTCGATTCCTAACTCTTCTTTTAATCTGCGCTGTGCAGCTTCCAGATAGGTTTCATTAACTCTTGGATGGGAACAAACAGCATTCGTCCATTGATTTGGAGAATGGTATTTTTCGGCAGCTCTTTTTTGCAAGAGAACTTCTCCTTTTTCATTAAACAAAAAAACCGAAAAAGCACGGTGCAAAAGTCCGTTTTCGTGTGCCTGCATTTTATCCATTAAACCCAGAACTTCATCATTTTCTGAGATTAAAACTACTTGTTCTTCCATCTTCACAAAATTAACATTAATAAATCTATTAAGGAAATTTTTAACTTCATTTTAACCTTCAAAAACAGTGATACACGGAATTGAGCTTTCAAAGAAATTCATGAAAATATCGTTTTATAATGAACGTTTTATCGGATCCAAATCTTCTTTAAGTAAATTAAAAACCGTAATGTATAATGATAAAAACATTTAATAGGCTGAAAATCAACGAAATTTTGTAATTTTGATCGTTAAATTTTTTATGATGGAATTAGAATACAAAGATCATTTAAGCCCAATGCTTAAAGGTGATGTCAAGAATTATTTAATTGATATCGATGGTACAATTACAGATGATGTGCCGAATGAAGAACCCGAAAGGATGAGTACTTGCGAACCATACTTGGACGCTTTAGAAACGATTAACAGATGGTATGATCAAGGCCATATTATTTGCTTTTTTACTTCCCGAACAGAAAATTTAAAACAAATTACCATCGATTGGCTTGATAAACATGGCTTCAAATACCATAGCGTTTTATGTGGAAAACCACGTGGTGGAAATTATCATTGGATCGATAATCACATCGTTAAAGCGACAAGATATAAAGGTAAGTTTACAGATATGATAGAGAAAACAGAAACGATAGAAGGTTTTAACGATTAAAATAAGGGATGAAGATATTAGCAAATGACGGTTTAGATCAATCAGGAATTGATGCACTAACAGAAAAAGGTTTCGAAGTAATAACCACTAAAGTTCCTCAGGAATTTTTAGCAGATTTTATCAATGGACATCAGATAAGGACACTTTTGGTGAGGAGTGCAACACTCGTTAGAAAAGAGTTGATTGATGCTTGCCCAAGTTTGGATATCATTGGTCGTGGTGGCGTAGGCATGGATAATATCGATGTTGATTATGCCCGTTCGAAAAACATTCATGTAATCAATACGCCGGCGGCTTCTTCAGCTTCTGTCGCTGAACTTGTTTTTGCACACTTGTTTTGTGGAGCAAGATTTTTACAGGATTCAAATCGAAAAATGCCGTTAATTGGCGATACTCAGTTTAATCAATTAAAGAAATCGTACGAGAAAGGAATTGAACTTCGTGGCAAAACCATAGGGATTGTCGGAATGGGCAGAATCGGTCAGGAAGTTGCAAGAATCGCTTTGGGATTAGGAATGCGCGTCATCGCTGCCGATAATAATATCGGACGTGCGAGCATAAAAGTGAAGTTCTATAACAACCAATTCATCAATGTTGATATTGAAACAGAACCTTTAGAAGATGTTTTAAGACATGCAGATTTTATTACGCTTCATGTTCCTGCCCAGAAAGAAGGTAGCATGATTGGTGCAGCTGAATTTGTAAAAATGAAAAATGGTGCAGTGATTGTCAATTGTAGCCGAGGTGGTGTTATTGACGAACAAGCCTTAATCAATGCGCTAGATTGTGGGAAAATTGCTTTCGCAGGATTAGATGTTTTTACTAATGAGCCAACTCCTTCTAAGCAGATTTTAAACCATCCAAAAATCTCTTTAAGTCCACACACAGGAGCTTCAACCGTTGAAGCACAAGATCGAATCGGACTTTCTTTAGCCGAACAGATTTGCAGTATTTTACAAACTTACTAGCAAAAGCAATCTTCTTTAAAAATAAAAAGACGCACTGAAAAGTGCGTCTTTCTTGTTTAATAGTAAATGCTATTATTTATTTTTCAATAGGTCTCTAATTTCTGCAAGTAGCTCTTCTTGAGTAGGACCAGCGGGTGCCGGTGCTGGTTCTGGTTTCTGCATTTTGGTAGCAGCTTTAATGATAAGGAATAAAACAATGGCAATACATAGGAAACTGATTACTGCCGAAAGAAAATTCCCATAAGTAACGCTATGCCATTCTAATTTTGAGATGTTTTCTGCGCCTGCAGCTTTTAACGCAGGATTCAATAATAGCGGTGTAATTACATCTTCAACCAATGAAGAAACAATTTTTCCAAAAGCAGCTCCGATAATTACTGCAACGGCTAAATCCAATACATTCCCTTTGAATGCAAACGCTTTAAATTCTTGAACGATTCCCATAATTGTATGTTTTAAATTTTTTTTACAGAGTAAAAATAGAAAATTATTTTAAAACAGGTCGTTTAATTGCAGAAAATTCTAATTTTTTTAAAAAAACTTACGAAAGCTATTGGGTGTTGAATATTTTCAGTAGTTTTAAATAATAAAATAATTTTATCAAATGAAAATTTTTTTAGCATCACAAATTAAAAAATGGGACTCATTTACGATGAGAAATGAAAGCGTCTCTTCTCTCCAATTAATGGAAAGAGCAGCGCAATCTTGCGTGAATTGGTTTTTTAATAATTTTGAAAATAAGTTTTCGTTCTCTATTTTTTGCGGTCAGGGGAATAATGGTGGCGATGGTTTTGCAATTGCAAGATTGTTGTATTACAAAGGTTTTGACGTCACAGTTTTCACAGACGAAAATCAAAAATTTTCAGAAGATACTTTAGTTAATTTTCAACGGTGCAAAGAAATTTCAGCAATTGATATTCTCGATTTCGAGCAGGTTAACGATTTTACATTTAAAGAAAATTCGGTCATCATTGACGCTCTTTTCGGAATCGGACTCAATAGAAAAATTGAAGGTAAAATTGCTACATTAATTAAATTTTTAAATGAGTTACCCTTCCCAAGAGTTTCTGTTGACATTCCTTCTGGTTTAATGGCAGATGAAATGATTGACGAAAATGCAATTGTTTTTAAAGCAGATGAAACTTTGACTTTCCAAGCCTGGAAGAAAGCAATGCTGCATCCCGAGACTGGAGTTTTTTGTGGCAATATTCACATCATGGACATTTTTCTGAGCGACGAGTTTAATTCCTCAGAGGAATCTAATGAATTTGTAACCGGAGAAAAATTGATTCATAAAATTTATAATATCAGAAGTGAATTTTCACATAAAGGGACTTATGGAAAAACAAACCTTGCAGCGGGAAGTTACGGTAAAATGGGCGCAGCTGTTTTAGCAACAAAAGCCGCGCTGAAATCGGGGAGTGGATTAACTTTTATACTCGCTCCAAAATGCGGTTATGAAATTTTGCAAACTTCTTGTCCAGAAGCGATGTTTATTAATGGCGGAGAAAATCATATTATCAATTTTGACTTTGAAGAAGATGCCGTCATTGGAATAGGACCAGGTTTAGGAACAAATTTCCAAACAGAATCTGCATTCATGGAGTTTTTGAAACAGTACAAAAAACCATTAGTTATTGATGCTGATGCACTAAACATTATTGCAAAACATACCCAGTTTTTAAAGCATATTCCTAAAAAATCGATTATCACGCCACATCCAAAAGAATTTGAGCGACTTTTCGGAAAGACTGAAAACTCTTTTGAACGATTAAAACTTGCGCGTCAAAAAGCACAGGAATTACAAATTTATATTGTTCTGAAAGATCACCATACGCAGATTATTACTGCTGATAATCAGGTTTATTATAATATTACCGGGAATGCAGGAATGGCGAAAGGTGGAAGTGGCGATGTTCTGCTGGGGATTGTCACTTCTCTTTTAGCTCAGAATTATTCACCTGAACATGCAGCGATATTTGGAGTTTGGCTTCATGGTAAAGCCGGAGATTTTGCAGCACAAAAATTTTCAAAAGAAGCGATGTTGCCTTCAGATTTAATTGATGAAATAGGAACAGTGTTCAAATATTTAAACTAAAAAAAATCCTTCCAAATGATCGGAAGGATTGATTTTAAAAGAAATTTCACATCCTTTAGGAACGAGGAAAAGGAATTTTCTTTTTGTAAATTAATGCTATAAACCTATTCTGGTTTTTCGTTTTGTTCTTCGGTAATTACATTGTTTTTCGAATACCACATAATCACGAATCCGGCAATCATAAATGGAATTGAAAGAATTTGTCCGGTATTTAATCCTGCAATATGAATGAATTCGTCACCTTGTGGTTCTTTCAGGAATTCTACAAAGAATCGAATCGCCCACAGGATGACAAAGAATAAACCAAACAACCAACCTTGATGGTATTTTTTTCTGGTGTATCGGTATAAAACCCACAATAAAATGAAGAGTAAGAAATAACCAGCTGCTTCAAATAATTGCGTTGGATAGCGAGGAACAATTGCTCCATATTCAGAACTCTGTTGTGGAAATAAAATCGCAAACGGAGAATTTTCAGGTGCTGGTTTTCCGATAATTTCAGAATTAAAAAAGTTTCCCATTCTTACGAAAGCGCCGCCTAAAGCAACAGGAATACCGATTCTATCGTAAACCCAAAATGGATTTTTCTTAATGATTTTTATACTGTAATATAAGGTTGTGAAAATCAAAGCGATCGTTGCACCATGACTTGCTAATCCTGAAAATCCCGTGAATTCCAAATGTGGTTTTGTGCGGATTGGTAAAAATACCGACCAGAAATCTTGTTTGAAAAGTTCCGGCTGATAAAAAATAACATGTCCCAATCTGGCTCCTAATATAGTTCCGATTAAGGTCCAGGTGAAAAGTGGTTCTACATATTTTAAGTTAACGTTATCAATTTTGTAAATTTTCGTCATCAGCGCATAGCCGAGACCAAAAGCGAAAATAAACATTAAACTATAGTAATGAAGGGTAACTGGTCCTAAAGGAATTCCTGTGGACGGATCCCAGGTAGAGTATAATAAAGTCAGCATATTATTTATTCATAAATTTAAAATTATAATTAATGTTTACATTTTGGTGGCACCGGATCATAACCTTCTCCGCCCCAAGGATGACATCGTGCAATCCTTTTCGAGCCTAACCATAAACCTTTTATCGGGCCGTGAATTTTCAGGGCTTCTATCATATAGCTGGAGCAGGTTGGTTCGTACCGGCAGCTTTTTGGCAATAACGGAGAGATGAACCACTGATAAAATTTTATCAGGACAACCAAAGGAAATGTGATGATTTTGTTGAACATTGCGTTGCAAAAATAACTAAATAGTTTAAATTTGCTTTAAGTTTATCTTTAAAGTTGCTATCCTATAAGTTAAGTATCTTTGATTTTTAAATTTGAACCCGTCCTATTTTATCCAAAACTTCAATTTTCTATCTTGAATTCTAATGCTCCACTTGCCGAAAAACTACGACCAAAAACTTTAGATCAGGTTTTGGGGCAAGAACATTTGACCGGAAAAAACGGACCGATTCGGAAAATGTTAGAGAATGATACTTTGAATTCTCTTATTTTTTGGGGACCACCCGGAACTGGGAAAACGACTTTAGCAGAAATTATTTCAGAAACTTCTGGACGGAAATTTTATAAACTTTCAGCCGTTTCAAGTGGAGTGAAAGATATTAGAGAAATCATTGAAGAAGCTAAAAAGCAAAACCTCTTTTCCGGAAAATCACCGATTTTATTTATTGATGAAATTCACCGATTTAATAAATCTCAACAGGATTCTTTGCTTCATGCAGTTGAGAAAGGTTGGGTGGTGTTAATGGGCGCAACGACTGAAAATCCTAGTTTTGAGGTTGTTTCAGCTTTGCTTTCCCGTTCTCAAGTTTATATTCTGAAAGCTTTAGAATATGAAAAGTTAGAAGAGTTGATCGATATTTCTTTGAAAAAATTTAATCAAGATTCAAATTCGGATTTCAGTATTAAAGATAATGAAGCATTGATTCAATATTCTGGTGGCGACGCTCGGAAGTTGATTAATGCGGTAGAAAATGTATTGAATCAATTTAAAAATTCTGAAAAAAAAGAAATTGATAATCAAGATGTGCTTTCGGTTTTACAGGAAACCATGGCGCTTTATGATAAAAATGGCGAACAGCATTATGATATTATTTCAGCCTTCATCAAATCGATGCGAGGTTCTGATCCGAATGGTGCGGTTTACTGGTTAGCGAGAATGCTGGTTGGTGGTGAAGATATTAAATTCATTGCTAGACGAATGTTGATTTTAGCTTCAGAAGATATTGGATTGGCAAATCCTAATGCTTTGGTGATGGCGAATAATTGTTTTCAAGCAATCAACGTCATTGGGAATCCGGAAGCCAGAATTATTTTAAGTCAAACAGCGGTTTACTTGGCAGTTTCGCCAAAAAGCAATTCTACTTATATGGCGATTAATGAGGCAATTTCTAATGTTAAAAAGACTGGAAATCTTCCAGTTCCATTGCACTTAAGAAATGCTCCAACCAAATTGATGAAGGATTTAAACTACGGAAAAGACTACGATTACGCTCATTCTCACGAAGGGAATTTCGTTGATTTAGAATTTCTGCCGGAAGAATTGAAAGGAACTTCTTTTTACAAACCCGGAAATAATTCTACCGAAAATAAAATTGCTGATCAACTCAAAAAGAAGTGGAAGGATAAGTATTGATTTTGAACTTTTCCAAATCTTCAAAATATTAGCTTTCCAACAAATACTCATTATAATGTCCCAGAAATTTGACGGTTGCTCCAATTGATAATAATTCTTCGAGCGCATTTTCCGATAGAATAGGGTGCCAT is a window from the Kaistella flava (ex Peng et al. 2021) genome containing:
- a CDS encoding Hsp20/alpha crystallin family protein — its product is MNNLSKRNSFFDDFFTKDLMGSDRRPFAENSLTIPSVNVKEEENRFEIQVAAPGIKKQDFKINLDRNVLSISSENKSENEEVDKDGNFTKREFNYSSFSRSFTLPELVETDKIEATYEDGILKVSVPKKEIYSPTLKTIEIK
- the gcvT gene encoding glycine cleavage system aminomethyltransferase GcvT, which gives rise to MKRTPLFEKHVSLGAKMVPFAGFEMPVQYAGVTQEHFTVREKVGVFDVSHMGQFFVEGPTAKDLLQYVGTNNVDTLENGKAQYTCLPNGNGGIVDDLIVYKMSDEKYFVVVNASNIEKDWAHISKHNEKFGAKLTNASDEMSLLAIQGPKATETLQKITDVNLSEMPYYHFSVGTVAGVSDVIISNTGYTGSGGFEIYFKNEDAVKLWDAIIEAGEEFGIEPCGLASRDTLRLEKGFCLYGNDIDDTTSPLEAGLGWITKFDKDFVDKERFAKQKEEGITKKLVGFEMQERAIPRHDYLVVDAEGNEIGKVTSGTMSPMKGIGIGLAYVATGHNKIGSDIFIQIRNKNVPAKVVKTPFV
- the idi gene encoding isopentenyl-diphosphate Delta-isomerase, which gives rise to MEEQVVLISENDEVLGLMDKMQAHENGLLHRAFSVFLFNEKGEVLLQKRAAEKYHSPNQWTNAVCSHPRVNETYLEAAQRRLKEELGIEGMELTPKFHFIYKADVGGNLWEHELDHVFTGNYDGDFSLNEEEVSEIRYITMEALDAEMESNPENFTEWFKIILGEYKDRL
- a CDS encoding phosphoheptose isomerase, whose translation is MELEYKDHLSPMLKGDVKNYLIDIDGTITDDVPNEEPERMSTCEPYLDALETINRWYDQGHIICFFTSRTENLKQITIDWLDKHGFKYHSVLCGKPRGGNYHWIDNHIVKATRYKGKFTDMIEKTETIEGFND
- a CDS encoding D-2-hydroxyacid dehydrogenase is translated as MKILANDGLDQSGIDALTEKGFEVITTKVPQEFLADFINGHQIRTLLVRSATLVRKELIDACPSLDIIGRGGVGMDNIDVDYARSKNIHVINTPAASSASVAELVFAHLFCGARFLQDSNRKMPLIGDTQFNQLKKSYEKGIELRGKTIGIVGMGRIGQEVARIALGLGMRVIAADNNIGRASIKVKFYNNQFINVDIETEPLEDVLRHADFITLHVPAQKEGSMIGAAEFVKMKNGAVIVNCSRGGVIDEQALINALDCGKIAFAGLDVFTNEPTPSKQILNHPKISLSPHTGASTVEAQDRIGLSLAEQICSILQTY
- the mscL gene encoding large conductance mechanosensitive channel protein MscL; the protein is MGIVQEFKAFAFKGNVLDLAVAVIIGAAFGKIVSSLVEDVITPLLLNPALKAAGAENISKLEWHSVTYGNFLSAVISFLCIAIVLFLIIKAATKMQKPEPAPAPAGPTQEELLAEIRDLLKNK
- a CDS encoding NAD(P)H-hydrate dehydratase, with the translated sequence MKIFLASQIKKWDSFTMRNESVSSLQLMERAAQSCVNWFFNNFENKFSFSIFCGQGNNGGDGFAIARLLYYKGFDVTVFTDENQKFSEDTLVNFQRCKEISAIDILDFEQVNDFTFKENSVIIDALFGIGLNRKIEGKIATLIKFLNELPFPRVSVDIPSGLMADEMIDENAIVFKADETLTFQAWKKAMLHPETGVFCGNIHIMDIFLSDEFNSSEESNEFVTGEKLIHKIYNIRSEFSHKGTYGKTNLAAGSYGKMGAAVLATKAALKSGSGLTFILAPKCGYEILQTSCPEAMFINGGENHIINFDFEEDAVIGIGPGLGTNFQTESAFMEFLKQYKKPLVIDADALNIIAKHTQFLKHIPKKSIITPHPKEFERLFGKTENSFERLKLARQKAQELQIYIVLKDHHTQIITADNQVYYNITGNAGMAKGGSGDVLLGIVTSLLAQNYSPEHAAIFGVWLHGKAGDFAAQKFSKEAMLPSDLIDEIGTVFKYLN
- the lgt gene encoding prolipoprotein diacylglyceryl transferase; protein product: MLTLLYSTWDPSTGIPLGPVTLHYYSLMFIFAFGLGYALMTKIYKIDNVNLKYVEPLFTWTLIGTILGARLGHVIFYQPELFKQDFWSVFLPIRTKPHLEFTGFSGLASHGATIALIFTTLYYSIKIIKKNPFWVYDRIGIPVALGGAFVRMGNFFNSEIIGKPAPENSPFAILFPQQSSEYGAIVPRYPTQLFEAAGYFLLFILLWVLYRYTRKKYHQGWLFGLFFVILWAIRFFVEFLKEPQGDEFIHIAGLNTGQILSIPFMIAGFVIMWYSKNNVITEEQNEKPE
- the yidD gene encoding membrane protein insertion efficiency factor YidD, with translation MFNKIITFPLVVLIKFYQWFISPLLPKSCRYEPTCSSYMIEALKIHGPIKGLWLGSKRIARCHPWGGEGYDPVPPKCKH
- a CDS encoding replication-associated recombination protein A, whose translation is MNSNAPLAEKLRPKTLDQVLGQEHLTGKNGPIRKMLENDTLNSLIFWGPPGTGKTTLAEIISETSGRKFYKLSAVSSGVKDIREIIEEAKKQNLFSGKSPILFIDEIHRFNKSQQDSLLHAVEKGWVVLMGATTENPSFEVVSALLSRSQVYILKALEYEKLEELIDISLKKFNQDSNSDFSIKDNEALIQYSGGDARKLINAVENVLNQFKNSEKKEIDNQDVLSVLQETMALYDKNGEQHYDIISAFIKSMRGSDPNGAVYWLARMLVGGEDIKFIARRMLILASEDIGLANPNALVMANNCFQAINVIGNPEARIILSQTAVYLAVSPKSNSTYMAINEAISNVKKTGNLPVPLHLRNAPTKLMKDLNYGKDYDYAHSHEGNFVDLEFLPEELKGTSFYKPGNNSTENKIADQLKKKWKDKY